Within Sorghum bicolor cultivar BTx623 chromosome 2, Sorghum_bicolor_NCBIv3, whole genome shotgun sequence, the genomic segment TCACCAACGGCATTTCTGACTCTGTAGACTTATTATGCATCTTGCGAGCTTCAAACTTAGGAGGCTTCCCTGTAATAGAGAGTATCAATAAAGTGAGTTGAAGGAAACAGAAATAGAGTTCAGATCTTCAGAAGCCTGAAGATGTCAATGACTCCTAATAATTGAGGTGCTGACCCATGAGATTTATAATTGCTAAATAGTTGGGAAGTTACCTGCAAGAATAGCATCCACTGTGGCATCTAACTTGTGATGGACTCGACATTCAGTTTTGGATATCATCTCAACAGCGCATGAAAATGTAGGGGGTCCTTTTCTCTCAAGAATGGTTTTCTGGACTTTCCGTTTTTTTGCTTCCTCATCACCAAGAGTCACACTCTACATAAGAAACTTAAGATTGATATTTCCACAAACAAAATATTGAAGAGATCGTGTTGACATAAGGTAAAATGCTAATAGGGCTCCACAATTGAAATCCAATTTTAAAAAGAGAATATGATGAAGTAGGTAAACTGGGATCACCATTGCTTAGAATATAAACCAAACTAAAATCTGCCATGCAAAGCTTCAAAACAAAGTAATCGACCGTGGCACTTTAATGTCCCTTAAGAAGGTcactactccctctgttccaaattataagacattaacTTATATCTAGGTGTGTAGCAAAAGCTATGAATCTAgaaagccaaaacgtcttataatttggaacggagggagtaatttgCAGCAGCATGCAAATGCATTGGGTAAAGAGTAATAGAGGAAGTAAATGCACCTCAATCCCACCAACGAGCATTTGCAAACAAGGGTTTTTAATTATGCTCTCGATTGTCACCCCATGAGCAGTTCCAACTAGTTGAACACCTCTCTGAGCAATAGTGCTAGCTGCCATTGCCTCGAGTTCTGTACCAATCTCATCGATAACAATTACTTCCGGCATGTGATTTTCAACTGCTTCAATCATTACCTGCAGAAAACAAAGTTTCCTTTGTGTCACCACACTTGAGAGTGAAGTTTTAACAAAAGGCATGAGAATTCCTCAGCAAATAATTGAATTACATCAATGAACAACTCTGGGGACCTACGTTGTGCTGCATAGTAACTTTGGGAACTTGCATTCTCCTAGCACGTCCAATGCCAGAGTGAGGTACGTCCCCATCACCTCCTATTTCATTAGATGTGTCCACTATGATCACGCGTTTCTTACCTTCATCTGCCAAAATTCTAGCTATTTCcctgtattttttttaaaaagcaTCATTATCCATTAGCATCACATTACAGTACTCATCAAACAATCTTTGATCTATACATTATCATACCAAATTATTGAATATGACTGCCATTACATGGAACCATCTtctgatctggagaagcaacaTGGATATTAGGTGCTGTACCTGATCAGAGTGGTTTTCCCAACTCCAGGAGGTCCAATCACCAGTATTGAACCACCGCCCACCACTAGGTCACGGATCATCTCAGCACTGCCAGATATAGCTCGACCAACACGGCAAGTGAGCCCTATGATTTGCGCTTTCCGGTTCCGGATAGCGCTGATCCGGTGCAATGAGTGATTGATTCCAGATCGGTTGTCCTCGGAGAAGTCACCTACCTGCAAAGCAACACCAATCTTCCGAATAAGCAAAACAGAGCCTCAACAAGGGCCACAAAAGTTGGCCTAAAGCTACTTGGAGCAGATACGTGCTAGTCATAGCAGTAGCATGCATCCTGATCTAGCATTCAGCCAATAAGAAATCAACTAGTCCATTCGAAGATGCCTGTGATCCATGCTCCAGAGGCACAGAACGCCGCCAAGCAGAGAAAATCTAGTAGTTTATTTGGGGGATCCGGGGTGGCGGCAAAAGCAGGAGTACCATGGTGTAACGCCGTTTGCAAGTAAATCAGCTCGTGCCTCGTGCAGCTACCTTGGCGACGGCCTGGAGGAGGTCGTCGGCGGTGACGACCTGGTCGGAGATGACCCAGTCCCCGGACGGGAACCGTGCGATGGGGCGGCGGCCGAGGTCCATGACGACCTCGACGAGGTGCCGCACCTCCTGGTGCAGCGCCAGCCCGCGCCGCATCCTAGCGGGCACCACCTCCAGGAACGCCTCCAGCTCGCCCCGCGCCCCGGGCGCCGCCGCGCTGACATCAGGCGCGGCCAGCTGGGCTGCGGCGCCCCGTGACGGCGCGCACAGCCGGTCCCCGGAAGGCCGGCGCACGGGCGGCTGCGCCGAGGCGCGGGGGCGCGCCCAGGCCCCACGCGGGCGCCGCCGTGGCGACGCGCGGCACGCCGGGCGCGCGCGCAGCGGggtcggggacggggacgggttGAGCGCCCGGAGCATGGCGCCGGACCGCCGGCTGGCTAGTGACGGCGCAGGGGAAGGGGGGGAGGGAGGGAGCTGGGTAGCTTGGGGAGGCGGGAAATGGCGCGTGCGGGTTATATGTATGTACCGGGGTGGGATATTTCGTCGAACAGGTGGCGCGCACGGGCCGCGGGGGGAGGAGGTGTGGAAGACGAGAGGGAATCGGAGGAAGGAAGATTCGGTGGGGAGTGCTGCGGCCGCGAGCGgagctgagagagagagagaggttccaaTGGCGGGGACGTGAGGGACTCTTCTCGGCCGTTAACGACCGCGCACTCCGCCGTAGGCGCGGCCTATGATGGACCACCACCACACTACTTCTGTtcctagtctcttggagattGGAGGCCTCTATTTTGCTCACATgatttttgtttctcttttgtatGGGATTTGGCCAGTTCTGCAAATGCCGCCACTACCAGTTGTATGCCAAAGGATTGAGGTTTGGAACCTGGTTTTACAGGATCATGGTTATTATGCATCTAATGAGAAGATAAACAGGAAAAAATAATTTTAGTCCCTCCAACTACTGTATTTTGGTCCTTCAACTTCAAGACTAAGACAAAAGTTATCTAATTCGTTAATGTTATCCATTTTTTCACCCCTTGGTTTGTTTGATGGTGGTTTTGGCCATGTGGCCACATCATATGATATGTCAACCTTCTCAACAAAGAAAGAGTAGAAGTTAATTGAGCctgtttaaggccttgtttagttcccaaaaaactttgcaaaatttttcagattctccatcacatcgaatctttagccgcatgcatgaagtattaaatatagacgaaaataaaaattaattacacagtttggtcggaatttacaagacgaatcttttaagcctagttagtctatgtttggacaatatttgtcaaatacaaatgaaagtgctacagtgtcgattttccaaaaattattggaactaaacaaggcctaaatgcaccaggtaaattttagctagctaaatttaGTTGCTAGGCATCCAAATGGTCCAAGTTTAACTAGGTTTAACTATTTTAACCCAACTCCTGTCTGGTTTAAACCCGTTAAAGTTTAgtcaagccttgtttagttcacaaaaaagtttttggatactgtagcacaTAACTATAACAATTAGTGTctgatcatgaactaattaggcttaaaagatttatctcgtaaaatatatgcaaactgcaattatttgttttttaatatatattaaatgctctatgtatgtatccaaacatttgatgtgatgggacaaaaaaatttagagtgggaactaaacaaggcccgagtaAATGGTTTAGTCCTATTTAGTCACTCCAAAGTGACTAGAGAGGTCTAAAGGTCATTTAGTTCCATTTAATCATAGTGTTTGAGAAAAAGTAACTAAATGAGACTAAAATTAGCCAATTAAGCTTTAGCAACTCAagctaaacaccccctaaaacCAGCTAAAATATAGCTGAGTCTATTAGCAGGAACATCCAAACACCCAGCTAAAGTTTTACTTTGCCCTAAAAATAAATGACAGAAGATGGGGAAAGAAGTGTCTAGTGTAGATTGTTGAGTGTAGTCACAACCTTTCtcttttccttttatttttcaAATTATGTTGAGTAGACTACCAAAGCTGTTTTTAGAAAGTTTATTTTTTAGGAAAGAGTGTTTATTGTATTTCTTAAAAAATGAGCTCAAGGATGGAAAATGTAGGGCATTAGTATTGCAAATGGTCCCTTTTGTTTGGTTTTGGCCTTTTGTAGTTCAACGATCAAATGCGCCTCATGCTCTTTATTCTTTTACTGGCCGGTTTGTCTTGAGTCCGATCGAGCTATAAAAATGTTTCCATGGTATCATGCGTATTTTTTGCACTCATATTAGTCATGACATCCACGTTGAATAGCTCTTGATGGAGCAATTGGCGTGAAATCACACTATTTCTACTAACTAAGGAGTTCCgtcagttattttttatttaaaagaaaaacaagaaCTCGTGGTCCATAGACCACGTCCAGGGAAGATATAAGTCATGAAGAGGGGTAGATGTGGAGGGCTCCAGGCATCAACGTTCTGTGGCTGAGAGGAGAGCTGGGGAGGAGTTGCTTTTGGGGGGATTAGTCTCTCTGCCAACCTCTCCCTTtggcctctttttttttttttgtgacttCCCTTTGGCCTCTTGTGTCGTCGTCTTCTCACTGCTTCTCATTTGGCACGCTTCGTTAATGAAAAATCAAAGGTTCCTCCTCTCTTGCTTGTTTACTGTTCCAACGCGACACCTTCATCTCCTCGATCTCCAGAGTCCACAACAGACTAGAGGCCCTCCTTGTTTTGACAAGTCATCGTCCTACACTCTCTGTACACGTTCTTGCGTGGAAATTGCATGGGCGCCAGCGTGGTGCTGTTTGTACAAACGGTTTTCTTCTCGTGTCTTGAATAAAAAGCAAGAGTTTGTGTGGTAAAACACGGTCGGTGTAGCACGTACGTGGGCCATTTTTTACTAGACACGTGTGCACTGTTTAGTTAAAACATaacattttctctttttttttaagaatttGTTTGGATACCTCTGGAACTTTTCATCTAAAAAACAGCTCAAGATTCTAAGTGATACGAACATGTCACTTATTAATAAGTGGATTGATTTTTAGTAAAAAGACATTACTTCCTCCATTCTCTTTTTTTAGGCGTAAGGGGGCAGCTTTACAGATAGTACCAATAAAACTAATGACACTAAGCAGTGACCATTTTAAGTTgaattcatgcatgcatgcatgcaacaacgTTTAGTTGCCACGGTGAAGTAAAAACCAACCAGAAAAAGCCCTGCTCATCCACGACTCGAGCCTCGGAACCAATCCCACGCATATAACTATCAGCTATATATAGATTCAAACATTGCATATGGAGAGTACTTGCATGATGTATTGATGTTAATCTCGCGGGGCCATAGATCACTATAGCTATTTTACGAAAACTCTCCATATTTATGCATGAAATCGATCAGGATTTTTTTGTCCACGCATGCATGGAGAGCTGAGTCCGATGCGATCAGGGTTGCTGACCTGTTTTCCTTCTATTGGTTGCTCGCGGTGCCTTTCACATGCACGGTCACACTTCCACTCGGCGAGGCTGCGACTGAATGCGAAATTCATGACGTCGCTCCATGATGTGGAACTCCACTTGACAATGGTATATATGGGACTTGACATATTATTGGTATAGATAGATATATACAGTGGGAATTCTTGTGGGCTGAAATCCACTGCGAGAAATGGACGGGGACTACATATGGGACAATGGGAGATCGGAGTGCAACGAGTTTGAATTTCCCCCTTTTAATAAGCAAAGGCATGATGAGCCACGGTTCCATTAATATTGAGAAGAAAACAACAAAGTTGACAAAGAGAGTGTGTTGTGGAGACCGAATAGAGACATATACAAACCAATGGACCATCGAGTCTAGAAAAAGGTAGTTTTGCTCTCGTGGCTATAGATGGCTAAACTGGCAACACGACCTGACTTGCATTAGTCATCAAGTCTATTAAAGCATAGCCCGATTGGAGGTTAGGTCAGCAAAACCCTCTTAATAGTTGTTTTGTGTCGTGTTTGGCCATGGATTGATGGATTCATTCTAACACGGCCCTACACTAACTTAGCCATGCCAAGCGGTGGGCTCAATGGCTCGCTGAGCTCGTCACGCCCCTACCACTCGACCGAGGTCACACCACCGCCACATAAGCTGGATGAGACCATGCCTTTGTGTCGTCAGGTCGCCGCCTCCCGCTTTGGTGGAGAAGGAAAAGTAGGGGAAGATAGCTAGTGTTGAAGTAGAGAACAAATTGTTGGATATATAATGGGCTTGGCCCATATAATATTTaataaatcaaataaaactCTATGGCATGTAACAAATGCATAATATATGGTTTAATACCATATGGGATTTTGATTGATTGTTGACTACATTTATATGGTTGGAAATTGGGTTGGAAATTGTCCGTCTATATTGAGAAGCTGAGAAAAGAACATAGGTGTGCCACATGCGCGCATGAGCtactgccgctgccgccggtTGAGGCTGTGGGCGAGCGGATGGACGAATGGCAGTGGTTTTGCTACTCATTCCACATAATCACGGGAGTTACTCTCTCTTTTATATGTTGGAGGCGGCTTCATTACGGGAGTTTCACCAATTATCGTCTCTTGATCTTCTCATGAGTCTCTCCGCTTCCTTCACCACATCAATATATCTCGTGATCCATGATCCTCCATTAGTTTTCTCCTTCCTTCACTCCCGAACAACCACATATTCATATTCTGCTGCTCGCTGGTTCTCCCCGTCCCGGTTCCCTCCTGCCATCTTTGAGTTCACTTGCTCGGGTGAAGGGCAACAATCATATTTTTTGGGAAGTGTCATTGCGGCACGACCACTCGCttcatcctcttcttcttgGTGTGATAACACGGTGCTGATCgccactacttccttctctgcaCTACAACCGGCTCTACCGCTAGGTATGTCTCTGTTCTTTACTATGTCAACTAGTGTATCCGGCTCTGCCGCTGGATATGTCTCTGTTCTtcactatgtcgactagtgtATCCGGCTCTGCCGCTGGTTATGTCTCGTTTCTTCATCATCATCCAGTAAGGTCATGTGTCAATATGATGTTTATGTGTAGTTTACACATATACATATATGATATACATTTTGATTattattttctagattaaattGCTATTAAAAATGCCTAATTATCTAATACAAATAGTAGCCGATGGTGAAGGAGAAGAAAGCAACGATGGAAGAGAAGTAGGACCGAAAGGGGAACATGGTAGCACGCTATGCTGGGGCAGCGGTCTATACTCGTGGCCACACCAAAAGCAATTTATTTGCTCTCATCTATGAAGATTCTTCGGTTATTTTTTTTACTAGCAAATTTTTGTCATAATGAAGTTTAAAGGATAACTTTATCAAGTAGATCATATATATTAAAACATTAAAATTTGTGCATAAattataatataaatatattttcataaagaATAGAAGATACTAAAGTATGTTATAGGTTTTTGTTGAACAAGTCAGATCGAGTGGTTCATGATCAAACCACTATTTGTAGCTAAAGTACTGTTCACATAGTAGCCAAGTTGTTCAATAATCTACGTACATACAAATCATATAATCTTCTATTCAGTAACCCAAACTAACAAAATGAAAAGGGACATGCTATATTATATATGTCTACATTCATGTCTTTATTTTTAAGCAACTAGGCATCGGATAAGATATTGTCTTGCTTGTCTTCAACTCTATAGGTATCTTCCTTTCGACATACAATTAACTATAACTCTTATGTGCTGTTTGTACTTTATCTTGATGGTCTCCTATCCACTATGTTTAACCCCACATCCCCACGGTATGAACCATACTTTGTTGGGGTTCGCTTGTGCCTACTCTGTCTTCGATATTGTCCACCGCCTATCCTTCATCCACACGGTCAACAATGACGATGGGTTCGTGCACTTCATCCATTTTGTTATCCTCTTTCATCCTAACTCTTTTTTAGCAACCCATACGATTGCACCTGAATTTAAATCTGAACACAAATCTAGAACAACAAAAATCTATCGTCAACATGTAGAGAATGCCACTTGAAATCTATCTCTATTTCATGATTGTATGATTGTCTAGTGCCTAGGAGATGATAATAAAGGAAAAAAGAACTCTCGAATATATTTCGTCCCGAACTTCATCCATTTCGTGCGAATggaacttgggccttgtttagatgtgaaaactttttagatttcgctaccgtagtactttcgtttgtttgtgacaaatattgtccaatcgtagactaactaggatcaaaagattcgtctcgcgatttataacaaactgtgtaattagtttttgttttcgtctatatttagtgttttatgcatgtgccaaaagatttgatgtgatggagaatcttaaaaactttttgattttgatgggaactaaacgaggccttgtTTATCTCGATAGCAAAGTCAACCAATTAATAACCTATCATTACATGTTGCCACCGCGATGCCACCACGAACATGGATGTGAATTACCCCTGGACCACCCACCTTTTGCCTGCAAATCAAGTTGAGACAGACCccccaacccccccccccccccaaaaaaaaaggaatCCCCTCAGCTGGCGTTGACCGGAAGCAAGTCAGCGAATAACGAACGAATATGCGGTGGGGCCCACGCGCAATCCCCAACTGAACACTCCCCAAATGATTTGGTCGTCGTTTTCCGACGCCGTCTGATCCCCACCTCCCCTCTTCCCTCTCCTCAAACACCAGCGCTCGATTCGGCTCGCCTCGAACTCCACTCGCGGGCTCCCCCCCCTTGCAAAGCCCTCTGAAAATTCTCTAAACCCCGCCGCTCTAGGCAGCCACCACAGCCGCCAcccatggccggcggcggcagcggcagcggcgagGCTTCGGCGGCGGGAGGCGGGAAGGTGGCGTGCGCGGCGTGGATCCGGCGCCGGGAggagaaggcggcggcggcggtggcgcgggTGTTCGCGGCGTACGGCCGGGCGGGGGCGGCCGGCTCCCCGCCCGCGCTCGAGGTGCTCGGCTTCGACGCCAAGGAGTGCTCCCTCTCCCCCGAGCCCCTGGTGCGGAAGCGGGGCCCATCCggctccacctcctcctcctcgccctcgGTTTGTTTGCCTGGCTCCGTGTCGGCTGAGTTTGACCTCGGAATCGGTTTTGCGCTTGCAGGCGAGGGCCGTGCTCGGGGAGGGCGGCGCGGGCGACGCGCCGCGCAGCATCGCGGTGCACcccgccggcgacgagcttgTCTGCGCCACCGCCACGGGCTGCAGGTGCGCCATTCTGCTCGTCCCTGGAAACTGCCTGCTTGTTCGTGTTGGTGTCTGTGGTGAAATTTTAGAGTGGTGCGTGGGGGCGAGGACGTTCTCTCGGCGGTGGATTGGGTGGGTCTGCCCCCCTGCCCGCGCAGCAGTTTCCGGTTTTTGTCCGTTTGGGTGGTTTAGAGGGCAGTGTTGGACCGTTGGTCTGTCCCGCCCATCAGTGGCACTAATTAGTTGTTGAGTGTGGGATTCAGCAGGGCGATGAACAGCTGAATTTCTCAAGTGACAGCTGACTTGCTATTTTAGGGAGGCTCAATCAGGGCGTTTTGGAAACCTGGAGCCTCCTCTCATTACTCATCACAAATCATGCTTTCTGTTTTTCCTCTTGGGATGAACCAGTGGTGCTGCCATGCTGCCCAACTACTAACATTGCTGAAATGTACTTGTACTTTACCATTATTATGGGCACTGGGTCAGATTGTGCTGATTACTAGCTATTGCCTTTGTAATCCCTCTGTAACTCCTCCCCTGCTTGTTTGtccttattttttttaataaattcctGCAGGGGCTCTGGCCCCTCCAGTTcagtaaaaaaaaatagatattGCACAGTTTTGCTGGTATAAGTCGGGAAATTTTGATCCACATGTTGGACAAAGGCGAGATGATATGGATACTAGTGGAAACACTGATTCAAGCACTCCTTGAAAGCGCTTTGACAAAATTAACATTTCCTTCTACTTATCGTTCTTCTTTGGCACCATAGTACCAAATGGTCACAGGTCTTAAATAGACTGAGCTATACAATTGAGTAATGGATTTTGTGGAATTACTTGTACTAGTTCTTTTGGGAATATAAGTTAGTAGATCTTCGTGACCTTTGAAATGTGCAGCAATTTTGTAATGacaatgatttctcctcctggTAGTTTAGTTATGTAAGAAATGGATGACATGTAATTTGCAACATATTTGTAATGCTTGCACTCTGGATTTCTCAAGTTTTAGTAAGACTACTCTTATTAGTAACACCTATAGATTTATGAGATTATGAGATACAAAATTATAGACAAATGAAAAGTTACCATTGCAATTTATACTTACAGCTATACACAGTTTGTATATTTGTGGCATATAATTGCATTTTCATCAATTTCACAACAAATGATCATCTGGCCAATTTAAAGCAGACTTAGTTTTGCTCATGGATATCATAAATGCAATAGAAATAATCTTCCTAAGTTTCCTTGTTAATCTAACCGATTTACATTTTTAAATTTCCACATTAATTTTAATCCTTTTAGTTTTGATTGTATTATATTAATCCTGAAAGCTTCTCCCTTCCTTGTTCCATTTTATCTGTTTGTCCTTTTGATTATACTTTATCAAGTCCATGACTTAATTAGCATATCATCTTTCCAAACTATAGGTTATTCAAACTGATATTTGAAGAGTTCACAGTACGCATCATTCCAAGAGATGCTCCTCCACTAGAATCTGCTGGACCTCAAAAGTGTCTTGCTTTCAGCACAGATGGTGCCAAATTTGCCATTGGTGGAGAGGTATGGGTTTGTATTATATTAATTTCTGAATTCCGAGGGATCaaagtttttttcttttcattttttttttgcattccTAATGTACATGCTATAAGAAGAAAGTTGTCAGCAGTATATTTAACTGTTTATACATTTAAAACCCTTCCTTTGTACATCCTATATTTTGAACCACTCTTTTGCATTCAAAAACCCTTGCTTACATGCTATGAAAACTATTTATTCTAAATGTTTCATTTGTTGTCTAGTCCTATTGTTCAATGCAGTGACTTGTCTGATATCAATGCTATTTTTAGCTGAACCTGATACCAGTTGACTTGTTCTTTTGTACCACTGCAGGATGGGCATCTCAGAATATTCCATTGGCCAAGCATGAATGTGCTTTTGGACGAACCCAAAGCTCATAAATCCTTCCGAGACATGGATATCAGGTCAGGACAAGCTTAaagctttcttttcttttcttattgTTCACAGAGGAATGCCAGAAATATCATAATTAGATTAGCTTAATGCTTATGTAAAATGGACACACTTACTAAGGTTGTCTTTTGAACTGGAAAAGAAAACATTGATAGTATAGCATATAGTTAATTCCAAATCTACATCTCAACTTCTCTAGTGGTTTCTTTTTACTGGTCAGAGTGGTCACTTCAATCATCACCAAGTGATACAGCATTGGTCATTTCATTTTGTAGCTTAGACTCAGAGTTCTTAGTTTCAACATCCACTGATGGATCTGCAAGAATATGGAAGATAGATGAGGGTGCACCACTGGTCAATTTGACTCGATCCTCGGTATGCTATGATAAATttctttaatttatatttacttATTGAAGTGGTTGAAATTGACTTCTTTTCTCAACTCATTTCTTTGTATGCCTACAGGATGAGAAGATTGAGTGTTGCCGCTTTTCTAGGGATGGAATGAAACCATTCCTGTTTTGCACTGTTGCAAAAGGTGTGCTTTTAATTGATCTTGAGAATTATACATATGCGGAACTGAAGGTAGGCTGATTTTGACTAGATCTGTGTTCATCACTGGAGCAGGTTCCAAAGTTGTTACTGCTGTATGGAACATAAGCGATTGGAAGAGAATTGGGTACAAAAGACTTCTGGGAAAGCCTATCTCCACACTTTCAGTTAGCTTGGATGGGAAGTATCTGGCATTGTGAGTGGATAAAATACTTCTGCTAGTGTCATAGTACTGCTGTTGTATGAGCCCATTTAGCATTTCTAGGAACATCTACATCTGCTAATTTTGGAATTAACATGCTTCATACTTCAGCATCTCCtagttaatattttttaattcaAGAGTTTAGCCTATTTTTCGGTATGATTCTGCTTGCTTGTATATCTGATTATGTGTTCAACTCAAATATTACATATTGACTTGACAGTCGTTGTCTATTAAACAATTATTAGTTGTACAACTGATAACACTTTAATCTTGTTGGTAAGGGCATTATGTTGCAATTAACAATGGAGAGGAAGTCGTACTAGTTATGATTATCACTCTGACTATGCGCTGTACAATCTTTGGACTTCCTCGCTTTTAGCATGCTCACATGGATCTGTATTTCTTTCAGAGGAAGCCATGATGGTGACTTCTGTGCTGTTGATGTAAAGAAAATGGAAGTTTCTCACTGGAGCAAGAAAGTTCATCTTGGTTCCCCAGTCACCTCCATTGGATTTTGTCCTACTGAAAGGTAACTATAGCTTGGCACTGCATTAGTTTAATGGACACTTTTCTTTTTAGTTCTGCCTGACTGCTTATTGCAGAGGTTAAGTGAGGCGTGCTTGTTTAATATATCATATAGTTATTTATCACTAGGTAGATGGCATATTATAGTGTCACGATTTTAATCCTCTCTTAGTTATGCTTACTGTAATTATTCATCTGATGGAAACGCCCATGGATGCTTGAATCTGAAAGTCCTGTCTCAATATGTGGCATTCAAATATTGTGTAGTTCAGCTTAGGCCACCTTGAGTAGACTGAACTAactatatggatttcttctgcTAGATTGGGCACGAATGCTAATATACCATGAATTTGCTTTTGGCATCCAAGTTTCAGTGTTTCTCCTAACACCGGTCAACTACTGATATTGCAGGGTTATAATCTCCACATCACATCAATGGGGAGCAGAGTTGACAAAACTGAATGTGCCGGCTGACTGGAAAGGTATGTTCAGGCAAATGCTGTTTCGCCCTCATGTCCCTGACACAGTTTCCTAACCAACTGCCTGTTCCTGTAATCCTGCCTCTCTTCTCTGGCAGAATGGCAGGTCTGGCTCGTACTCCTGGCGCTCTTCCTAGCGTCCGCCATCCTGTTCTATGTGTTCTATGAGCGCTCGGACACATTCTGGAACTTCCCCATGGGGCGACACCAGCCAGCGAAGCCATGGAACATGCTCAAGGAGTCTCCTCCGGTCCCCGAGGACCAGAATCCATGGTGATGTTATGCTTCATTGCGTCATTCGTGAAGAGTGATACTATCCCAATTCCCAAAGCCACA encodes:
- the LOC8075042 gene encoding uncharacterized protein ycf45, whose protein sequence is MLRALNPSPSPTPLRARPACRASPRRRPRGAWARPRASAQPPVRRPSGDRLCAPSRGAAAQLAAPDVSAAAPGARGELEAFLEVVPARMRRGLALHQEVRHLVEVVMDLGRRPIARFPSGDWVISDQVVTADDLLQAVAKVGDFSEDNRSGINHSLHRISAIRNRKAQIIGLTCRVGRAISGSAEMIRDLVVGGGSILVIGPPGVGKTTLIREIARILADEGKKRVIIVDTSNEIGGDGDVPHSGIGRARRMQVPKVTMQHNVMIEAVENHMPEVIVIDEIGTELEAMAASTIAQRGVQLVGTAHGVTIESIIKNPCLQMLVGGIESVTLGDEEAKKRKVQKTILERKGPPTFSCAVEMISKTECRVHHKLDATVDAILAGKPPKFEARKMHNKSTESEMPLVIPDREYEIESLPLYQEDMVTKSISLEGNLSEDFAASRQTKIKSMPSDDNFGDDFVYTRKAKGKKSVPGKALVRVYTYQISEADILQVATVMGFDDELDVTDDIGAADVILASSSEMKQNPWIHNVAKYHKLPIFVVKTNTMAQIVKAIRMIVGRDNRSSSKQPKVMEGEIEIEDDAPIRKPSLEEIDALEEARLAIEYIVIPGGEPVELLPRCSEIVARQLELVESYQLLAETFGSDSNPRLQILPVKITKKGSSKDNGVSKPTKQTGSDLIVSENGGGSSFSRLPFLPK
- the LOC8075043 gene encoding SEC12-like protein 1, coding for MAGGGSGSGEASAAGGGKVACAAWIRRREEKAAAAVARVFAAYGRAGAAGSPPALEVLGFDAKECSLSPEPLARAVLGEGGAGDAPRSIAVHPAGDELVCATATGCRLFKLIFEEFTVRIIPRDAPPLESAGPQKCLAFSTDGAKFAIGGEDGHLRIFHWPSMNVLLDEPKAHKSFRDMDISLDSEFLVSTSTDGSARIWKIDEGAPLVNLTRSSDEKIECCRFSRDGMKPFLFCTVAKGSKVVTAVWNISDWKRIGYKRLLGKPISTLSVSLDGKYLALGSHDGDFCAVDVKKMEVSHWSKKVHLGSPVTSIGFCPTERVIISTSHQWGAELTKLNVPADWKEWQVWLVLLALFLASAILFYVFYERSDTFWNFPMGRHQPAKPWNMLKESPPVPEDQNPW